The sequence GACCAAGGCTATATCCCTAAAGCGATCACCTGCGCAGTAAAAACATTGAATGACCTTGCTGCCGATGAATCTCTTCCTAAAGAAGCTCGCGAACGTGCAGCCTTTGCCGCTGCTAACTTACTAATTTCAGATTTCGAGGACTAATATGAACCTCGCTAACTTTGAAAAAATGGATCCTGTAATGTTGATGAGCATCGTCAACATGAAGCTTCGTGACGACTTCGGCGGAGATTTAGATCGAGTGGTCAACTTCTACGAAATCGACAAAGCAGCACTGATCGCGAAGCTCGCGTCTGCTGGTTTTGAGTATCTTCCAGAAGCCAAACAGTTTCGATAGTCGTTTAAAAAATCTTCCTATTTAAAGGCCAACCTCTGTGTTGGTCTTTTTTTGTTGGTGATACGTAACAAGTAAACATGCAGCAAACCCGTTATAAATTATCTGTCTGCACCTATACTTTTATATCTTAGAGTCAACGAACGCGCCTTGAACCAAAGCGTATTGTTGCATAGGCTACTCAAACTAGCATATAAAACTCATCACTCAACTTGATGATAGTGAAGGGTTAACAATGAAAAGACTCGGACTTTTAGCCGTTATCGCTGCCGCATTCACCGCAGGTTGCGCTTCAAATACTCAGCAAGACAACTTTCGCGAAGCCTCTTTTGAGCTGTGTAATACTGAAGTCGATATTTACTCTGTAAGCCATGATGAACGAGTTCGCATCGTCTGCTCTGATGGCTCTAAATTCGCTCTGAAAAGCGAAGACACACTAGAAGTGATGCGTGACATCAACATCGACTACTGTGATGGCGAAGGCCTAGGTAAGTTCAGTGAAAGCCGCCACTACTACTCTTTCAAGTGTAAGTCAGGCACTCTGCTTAGCATCAAAAAGTAGAATCGACACTACCAAATACCAAAGGGTTAATGTGAAAGCATTAGCCCTTTTTAGTACCTGCTTTTCTTTACTCTCATCAACTGACCACCAGACACAAAAAAGGCTCCTATTAAGGAGCCTCTAGTATCAATATTTTTCAAAGTAGTTGTTTGAAATTCTAGGAGAACACGCGGAGCTTACGAATGTAAGTGAGCATGCTCGACAACGAAGTTCAAATCACTACGAAGAAAAATTAAGCGTAAACAGGTAGACGCTTACAGATTTCAAGTACTTTTGCTTTAGTCGCTTCGATAACAGACTCATCACCCATGTTATCTAGGATGTCACAGATCCAACCTGCTAGCTCTTTCGCATCTGCTTCTGAGAAACCGCGACGAGTGATAGAAGGAGAACCGATACGGATCCCTGACGTTACAAACGGGCTACGTGGGTCGTTTGGTACTGAGTTCTTGTTTACAGTGATGTTTGCTGCACCTAGTGCTGCATCTGCTTCTTTACCTGTGATGTCTTTGTTGATTAGGTCAACTAGGAACAGGTGGTTCTCTGTAGAACCTGAAACGATGTTGTAACCACGTGCTAGGAATTCAGCAACCATTGCTTTTGCGTTAGCAACAACGCGTGCTTGGTATTCTTTGAACTCTGGCTCTAGAGCTTCTTTGAACGCTACTGCTTTACCAGCGATAACGTGCATTAGAGGACCACCTTGGCCGCCTGGGAATACTGCTGAGTTCAGCTTCTTGTAAAGATCTTCGCCTTCGTTAGAAAGAATTAGACCACCACGAGGACCCGCAAGCGTTTTGTGCGTCGTTGTAGTTACTACGTGAGCGTGTGGAACTGGGTTCGGGTAAACGCCGGCAGCGATTAGACCTGCTACGTGAGCCATATCTACGAACAGGTAAGCTCCTACTTTATCAGCGATTTCACGCATGCGCTTCCAATCACAGATTTGAGAGTAAGCAGAGAAACCACCGATGATCATTTTAGGCTTGTTCTCAATAGCCAGCTTTTCCATCTCTTCGTAATCGATTTGACCTGCTTCATCGATACCGTAAGGGATGATGTTGTAAAGCTTACCAGAGAAGTTTACTGGAGAACCGTGAGTTAGGTGACCACCGTGCGCTAGGCTCATACCTAGAACCGTATCGCCTGCATTTAGTAGTGCCATGTATACAGCGTTGTTTGCTTGAGAACCTGAGTGAGGCTGTACGTTTGCGTACTCTGCACCAAATAGTTCACATGCACGTTCAATTGCTAGAGTTTCAACTTTGTCTACGTACTCACAACCACCGTAGTAACGCTTGCCTGGGTAGCCTTCAGCGTATTTGTTTGTTAGCTGAGAACCTTGAGCTTCCATTACACGTGGGCTTGTGTAGTTTTCTGAAGCGATAAGTTCGATGTGCTCTTCCTGACGAAGAGTTTCTTCTTGGATAGCTGCGAATAGATCCGCATCGTAATCAGCAATGTTCATGTCACGCTTAAGCATCTGTATCTCCTGACTCAGATTGTACTGAAAGTTTCAAAAAAACCACACAACGACCGAAAGCAAACGTTTCCGTCACCGTTTTGATGTGACGCATTCTACATAATTTGATCTAGGTCATAAAGAGCTAATTGCAATTTTATCATGCAGTTTTTTCATAATCACAAATAAGATTCATCATGGTTATTAAGCTTATCCAACCAAAGATGACGCTTACTGTCAATTTTACGATTTACACCCTGTAAAACGCAGATTACATAGGTTTACCTTAATTTTGCCCCTCTAGCTACCGAAAGCTAAGGTTTTTCTCTACTATGCACGCCTTTATTGGTTAGGTAATTATAAAAACGATGGAAAAACACTCACGTAAAGAAGATTGGGTAGCAATCCTCACTGGCACGTTTTTAGTGGCGTTAGGCGTCTTCTTTTTACAGTCAGCGAACCTGCTTACTGGTGGCACTACTGGCTTGGCTCTGCTTTTGAGTCAATTTATGCCGGTAACCTTCGGTATTTTGTACTTTATTGCTAATTGCCCATTCTACTTATTAGCATGGAAACGATTTGGCCGTCACTTCGCAATAAGCAGTGCCATATCAGGGGCTTTAGTGTCTGTGTTTGCCGATCATTTATACTTGGTGATCTCGTTAGAAGTTCATAATGAGATTTACTGCGCTGTTGCAGGCGGCCTGTTGATGGGCTTAGGTATGCTGATCTTATTCCGTCATCGCTCAAGCTTGGGCGGCTTCAACGTCTTGTGTTTGTTCATTCAAGATCGCTACGGTATCTCAGTGGGCAAAACCCAAATGGCTATTGATGCGTGTATTCTGTTTGCATCATTCTTCTTCGTATCGCCTTGGGTGATTGCAGTTTCTGTATTGGGCACTGCGGTATTGAACATCGTATTAGCGATGAATCACAAGCCTACGCGTTATTCAGTGAACTACGCGTCTTAGCGCCAGCTATCCAATCAATGAATTACTAGCTGTTTTTCATAACGAAAACAGCTAGTATTTAGCTTTTATAAGCTACCCTCTCTTTTCTTATGCAAGATTACCTCTCTAGTGCCAAAGACACTCAAACCTCGATCTCTATCGAAGGTTTAGAATTCAATCCCGCGACACGTGTCTTAAGTTGCAACGAGCAGGTCATCGATCTAGAACCTCGTTCAATTGAATTACTCGAACTGTTTCTAACTAGCGTGGGTGAGCCTATCGCAGCTGAGCAGATCATCGAATCGGTTTGGCAAAGTAACTTCATCTCGAAGAATGTACTTACTAACAGGATCAGTACACTGCGCTCTGTGCTGCAAAAGTACCTACCAGAAAGTGATGCGACTAAGATCTTGGTTACTTACCCACGCAAAGGGTACTTCCTTAACCCTAGCTCGGTGAGTTTGGCTAATGCACAGCCCGAAACCTTTGAGATAACCGAACAGCCTCAAGCAAGCAAAAAGACATCACCGTTTAATCTTTTGTTACTGTCACTCTCTGTTGTGCTGCTGATAAGCACTGCGACTTTAGGCTATATGTTTTGGCACTCTTCAAACCAAGCCTCAGAGCTTGAACGCACACAAAGGCTGATTCCTAAGGTCGAGCTATTACTGAACCGTATCGATGCCATTGGAGACAATGCGAGAACGCATCGCAAAGCCGTTAAAGCGCTACTACTTCAACAACAAATTGAATACGCTTACACCGACTTAGCAAATCAAGATGCACCAAGTTACTTCGTAGACCCAATAGACAGCACGCCCTTTTTTCCGGGCGCCAAAAACATGCGCACCAGTGATTACCTGCTCAATATTCGATTGAAAGATCAGGAAGTCAATACACGCCTTGCGGCTAAAGTCAGCCTTATTTACCCAAGTTCAGGCAAACTTGCTTTCCGTGGTGTCTACTCAATAGAGATAGAGAACCTCAGTGAAGACTTGATGGAGATAAATAGAGAGCTAGCGAACTACTTCGCTTTACCTGCTCCGCTATCACCAGAGTGGTCTGTCAGTGATAAAGAGCTGAGCCGCTTGCTTGACGGGCAAACAATGAAACTTGATAGCGTGTCACTCAACGTGATGACTTCAACCTTGCTTGCTCGACAACTGGCTCTGTTTGAGACCGACCACCAGCGCCTTATTAGCTTCACTAGCCTAGTGCAAACGCGTTTTAAGTTGATTCCCGACGAGCTAAAACTCTGGCTTGGGATTATTCACTTCAAGTTAAGAGACCTGCAAACCGCGAAGGAATTTCTGACCAACACGGCGGGCAATTCGACCATTGAGAACGCACTGGTCTATATAATGATTTCCCATATTGCTTACAAGCAAGGGGACATGGATAAGTTTCGCCTCAACTACATGGAATCCTTAGTCGCGTTATTGCGAGTGGTTCCTTCAGAAGAGCTGTTTGCTCGCTTGTCCAAACCTGAGTCGAAATCGACCTGTCTCCAGCCTTGGAAAAATCTAAAATTGAGCATCAAAGAGCCACTTATCATTAAGCAGTGGGAAAACCTGATGCTTAACTACTGCACGAATGTCGGCCATCAACTTTCCGAATGAATAAATATAAAACACATAAAAACAAAAACTTAAATATAAATTAAGATCTTATGTATCTTCATTTTTTGCCCTATTAACTCTCTCACCAATAGCATTCCTAAAAACATCAGGCCGCTCTAGGCCAATTATATTAGGAATGCTCAACATGAAAAAATCCATGACGCTGCTTGCGGCTTCTCTCTTTGCTCTTTATGGCTGTGGCGGCGGAGGTGGCTCTTCTTCATCAGGCTCTAATGGTACAACTCAGTTCGATTATCCGATCAACAACTCTCAGTTTGCACCAAAGAACATCACATTGTTGTCTTACCTAATATCAGAAGATGGCGATGAAAACGTAGCACTGGATCTTGCATACCGAAATATCAGTTCACAGCAGATGTTGGCCAATATTCAGTTGCAATTAGATAAATTAGCGATCTCTAATGAGACTGAAGGCGTAGCTGAATTGGAGAAGCTAAAAACAACGCTAGAGAGCATGGTTAACAGCGGCATCAACGACTTCTACGCTGCTGATATGACGGTACAAGGTGAAACGGACAGCGGCCTGTTTTACAAAGGCAATGATGGCTTTGTTAACTCAGTTGATTCCAATATAGAATTGACTAATGGTGAGGCTGTCGACTTTTTGGTGACTAACCCAGTATTCAAATATTCAGGCAGTACGGTAAAAGAAAAAAGCCCTAACATTAGTCACAGCAATAGCTCTGTCGGGCTTTCGTTTGAGGTTACTACTGGCCAACTAGAAGCCTTGCTTGATGATTTCTACGAAGGCGATATTGATGATTTAGGACCGTCAGACACACGATGTGACTTCCATTGGCAGCAACAAGTTTCCGAAAATGGTCAGCGCTCAACGGTAACGGTTCAAGATAAGAAAATTGAAACGGCGTACCTGAAAGTTGAAAACACTTACAACGTTGTTTGTGATGGGTATGATTCAGCTGAATTTCAAAGCAATACTGAAACATGGTTCAGCCCAAGCTTTGGCGTTGTGAAAATGATGGACTGGGATGAAAAGAATGGCACTCAACTGAGCGACACGAAGTGGATTCTCGATTCATTTACGGTCAACAAAGGCTAGCAACCGAAGCCTTCCATTAGAGAATAGGAAGGAAAGATTTGAGCCTGACACTTAGAGTTCAGGCTCAAAGCTTATACTCGCATAGGGGAACGAGTATTATTGCTCTATCAAGAGAATTCTTGTTTCATACGGTCGTAAGGCTACCGTGTTTGCAGAAACTGGCGACTGCTCATCAGAGTAATTCCCCAATAGCAATTGCGCTTTATCCAGTTCAAATTCATTAGGTAACTCAACCTGACATACTTCACCGTAATAGTTGTTAATACACAACAAAGTCTGGCTATCCGTCTCGCGAGAATACGCAAATACCGATTGGTGCTCAGGCAATAAATCTTTGTAACTACCGTGAGTAATCACTGGCACTTCTTTGCGTAACTCAATCAAGCTCTTGTAGAAGTAAAAAACAGAGTCTTTGTCTTCCAGCGCTTGCTCAGCGTTAATCTCAGTGAAGTTGTTCGCAATATCCAGCCATGGCTTAGCCTGTGAGAAACCTGCATGCGCTTCGCTGTTCCATTGCATCGGCGTGCGAGAGTTATCACGAGATTTCTGCGCTAGAATCGCCATCATATCTTGATGCGCCACACCATCACGGTTCACCATGATGTCATACATGTTGGTGCTCTCGACATCACGATACTGGCTGATCTCGGTGTAACCCGGGTTGGTCATGCCAATCTCTTCACCTTGATAGATATACGGCGTGCCTTGCATCATATGTACAGACGCAGCCAGCATCTTGGCCGACTCAACACGGTAGTTCTTATCATCACCTAAGCGGCTCACCACTCGCGGTTGGTCGTGGTTACACCAAAACAATGCCCCCCACCCTTTGCCGTTCAAACCTGTTTGCCAATGATTGAAGATCGACTTGAGCTGCAAGAAATCAAACGGCGCATTAGTCCACTTCTCACCATTGGTGTAATCCACCTTAAGATGGTGGAAGTTAAACACCATCGATAGTTCGCTGTTATCAATGTTTGAGTACTGCTGGCAATGCTCGAGTGTCGTTGAAGACATCTCGCCTACTGTCACGCTGCCGTATTTCTGGAATACCGCTTCGCTGATCTCTTTCAGATATTCATGCACTCGTGGGCCATCAGTGTAAAAACGACGACCATCACCGATATCATCGTTAGGGAAATCTTGCTGTTTCGAAATCAGGTTGATCACATCCAAGCGGAAGCCATCAACGCCCTTTTTAGCCCAGAAGCTGATGACGTCTTTCACTTCTTCACGTACAACCGGGTTCTCCCAGTTAAGGTCGGCCTGCTCTTTCGCGAATAGGTGTAGGAAATATTGACCCGTCGCCTCATCCATTTCCCATGCATTACCACCGAACTTAGACTGCCAGTTGGTTGGTGCTTGACCGTTTACTGGATCTTTCCAGATGTAGTAGTCGCGGTATGGGCTGTTTTTGTCACCCAATGCCGACTGAAACCACGCATGCTCGGTTGAGGTATGGTTTACCACGATATCCATCACGATACGGATACCACGTTGGTGCGCTTCAGACAGCAATAAGTCGAAGTCTTCCATAGTGCCGAATTGAGGGTTAATCGCGTAGTAATCTGAAATATCGTAGCCGTTATCGATCATTGGGGATGCGTAAACTGGGGTTAACCAAATTGCATCCACACTCAAGTGTTTAAGATAATCCAGTTTTGAAATGATCCCTTTGATATCGCCAGTACCTTTACTGCCACTATCACAAAAGCTCTTTGGGTAGATTTGATAGATGGTTGCGGTTTTCCACCAACTTTCATCATGCTCAGTCATCGCCATCTCTAACACTCACTTACCAGAAAATATAAAATAAAATCACCATGTGAATCATGGTCGAATAGCCGTTATAACTAAAAGAAAAAGCTATAACTAAGAGAAAAAGCGATAGCTCACTTTGGAGTCATCGCTTATTTAATACATTACGCGTTTGCGGTTTCTAGCTCGCCTTTCATCTGTGCTCGTTTATAGAAGAACAGTGTTAACGTGACGGGTAGTACAATCGCCACCAGCATCGCAATTAAGTAAACAGACCAATATTGCGGTTGAATCGATAAGATGCCCGGCAAGCCACCAACACCGATACCATTCGCCATCACACCTGCACTACCACAGATTGCAGCCGCTGCGGCACTACCGATCATTGCGCTCAGCATTGGGAATTTGTATTTAAGGTTGATACCGTACATCGCAGGCTCCGTCACACCTAAGTAGGCAGAGATTGCAGCTGGAACCGAGATGTCTCGTTCGCCTTCGCGTTTACTTAAGATGATGATGCCAACAACCGCCGAAGCTTGTGCAATATTTGATAGAGCAATCAAAGGCCAGATTGGTGTGCCGCCTAAGTCTTGCATCAGTTGTAGGTCGACGGCGTTGGTTGTGTGGTGAATACCTGTAATAACCAAAGGTGCGTATAGGAAGCCAAATACCACTGAGCCAAGAATCGCAAAGTCACCCGTCATTGCTGCTTTAGCCGCGAATGCCACGCCATCACCTAACATACGACCAAATGGACCAATGAAAGCGTGCGCTAGAATCACAGACAAAATAATCGATACAAATGGCACGACAACAAGGTACAGATAAGAAGGAACAATACGCTTAAGGTTGGTCTCAATGAACGCCAGAGCAACACCCGCTAGCATCGCAGGGATCACCTGTGCCTGATAACCGACCTTCTCAATCACGAACAGGCCAAAGTCCCACACCTCAGGTACCGATTTACCTATCATGTAAGCGTTCATCAATTGGGGGGAAACCAAGGTCACACCAAGCGTGATACCCAAAATAGGGGTTCCGCCGAGTTTCTTAACCGTCGCCCAACACACACCAACCGGCAGGAAGAAGAAAATCGCTTCACCAATTAGCCATAAGAACGAGTGAACGGTTGCCCAGAATTGGCTGATTTCAACGAGGGTTTTGCCGTCGAACATGCGAATGTCACCAATCACATTACGGAAACCAAGAATCAAACCACCAGTAATGATGGCAGGCAGCAGTGGTACGAAAATTTCGGCTAAATGGGAGATACCACGCTCAAGGAAGTTCATGTTCTGACGAGCAGCAAGCTTAGACTCATCTTTTGATGACGCCTCTTTACCCGTTTGCTCAATCAGAAGTGCGTACACTTCATCAACCTCTGTGCCAATCACGACTTGGAATTGACCTGCGTTCGTAAAGCAGCCTTTTACCTGCTTCAGCTTTTCTAGTTCTGCTTTGTTCGCTTGCTCTGTATCGTTCAATACAAAACGCAGTCGAGTCAGACAATGGCTGACACTCGCAATATTTTCTTTGCCACCGACTAACTCGATAAGACGCGCAACGTCTTGCTTCGCTATCTTACTCATACTACCCCACCCTGGTTTCATTCAATTACTCATCTAAACCATGTAGCAACAACCACTCAAGATTTAGATTAATGGGAGCATTCCCAATTACGGTTATTATAATGCCCGCATGAATGATAAATTGAAATGGGAACAGTCCCATCAATTGAAAGAGATCACACTCTAATTTTAATCTAAGCGGTTCGATTTCGCTTAATTGAGTGGATTATAGAATCGGAGATTGGGTGTGATGAGAGATCTCTGAATTGCCTAAAAGCTGAGAGATCAATAGATTAGCCGCCAACTTACCTGCAGATTGGTAGCCAGGATCAATGCTAAATACACGAGGGAACAAGAAAGAGAGAAGATCATTGCCACCAACGCCTGTTACAACCACATCTTCACGTTGTAGTTCTTGTAGACGCTTGATCACGCCAAGAGCCAATGTGTCACTGGCACAAACAAGTGCTTGAGTTGTAGGAGTCAGTACTTCATCCACCAGCTGATAAGCGCTTTCATGATGAAGCTGACCAGTACGATAATTCGCAATCACTCCAGTGCTTTCGCACCAGTCGAGATAAGCCTTAAGACGCAGCTCACCGGTTGATTTATCACTAGGATCAACACCAATAAAGCCGACATCTGAGATCCCCTGCTCCGACAGATGCGCCAACGCACTATTGATCACCTGTTGGTTATCGTAGTTAATAGAGGTCACGTTCTCGGTATCCAAAGCAATAACCACGGCTTTGTGTTCCCACGCTTCGATTGCGGGAATATCACAATCCGTAAAGCCAAACACAATGATGCCATCTACATTGCGACGCTTTAGAACCTGAAGGTGTTCATTGGCTTTGTCTCTGTCGAGTTGGCTTTCCATGATCACCACATCGTAATCCGCTCGATACAACTCAGCCAGCATGGTGCT is a genomic window of Vibrio sp. ED004 containing:
- the treR gene encoding trehalose operon repressor TreR, giving the protein MSKKLTILDIAKLSGVGKSTVSRVLTNDPKVKPETRERVERVIQESGYTPSKSAQSMRGGSQKVIGVIISRLDSPSENKAVSTMLAELYRADYDVVIMESQLDRDKANEHLQVLKRRNVDGIIVFGFTDCDIPAIEAWEHKAVVIALDTENVTSINYDNQQVINSALAHLSEQGISDVGFIGVDPSDKSTGELRLKAYLDWCESTGVIANYRTGQLHHESAYQLVDEVLTPTTQALVCASDTLALGVIKRLQELQREDVVVTGVGGNDLLSFLFPRVFSIDPGYQSAGKLAANLLISQLLGNSEISHHTQSPIL
- the treB gene encoding PTS trehalose transporter subunit IIBC, with amino-acid sequence MSKIAKQDVARLIELVGGKENIASVSHCLTRLRFVLNDTEQANKAELEKLKQVKGCFTNAGQFQVVIGTEVDEVYALLIEQTGKEASSKDESKLAARQNMNFLERGISHLAEIFVPLLPAIITGGLILGFRNVIGDIRMFDGKTLVEISQFWATVHSFLWLIGEAIFFFLPVGVCWATVKKLGGTPILGITLGVTLVSPQLMNAYMIGKSVPEVWDFGLFVIEKVGYQAQVIPAMLAGVALAFIETNLKRIVPSYLYLVVVPFVSIILSVILAHAFIGPFGRMLGDGVAFAAKAAMTGDFAILGSVVFGFLYAPLVITGIHHTTNAVDLQLMQDLGGTPIWPLIALSNIAQASAVVGIIILSKREGERDISVPAAISAYLGVTEPAMYGINLKYKFPMLSAMIGSAAAAAICGSAGVMANGIGVGGLPGILSIQPQYWSVYLIAMLVAIVLPVTLTLFFYKRAQMKGELETANA
- a CDS encoding DUF4250 domain-containing protein, encoding MNLANFEKMDPVMLMSIVNMKLRDDFGGDLDRVVNFYEIDKAALIAKLASAGFEYLPEAKQFR
- a CDS encoding YitT family protein; its protein translation is MEKHSRKEDWVAILTGTFLVALGVFFLQSANLLTGGTTGLALLLSQFMPVTFGILYFIANCPFYLLAWKRFGRHFAISSAISGALVSVFADHLYLVISLEVHNEIYCAVAGGLLMGLGMLILFRHRSSLGGFNVLCLFIQDRYGISVGKTQMAIDACILFASFFFVSPWVIAVSVLGTAVLNIVLAMNHKPTRYSVNYAS
- a CDS encoding YaeP family protein, with protein sequence MKVYDCCDLVRELYSQIGSGDQGYIPKAITCAVKTLNDLAADESLPKEARERAAFAAANLLISDFED
- a CDS encoding winged helix-turn-helix domain-containing protein, translated to MQDYLSSAKDTQTSISIEGLEFNPATRVLSCNEQVIDLEPRSIELLELFLTSVGEPIAAEQIIESVWQSNFISKNVLTNRISTLRSVLQKYLPESDATKILVTYPRKGYFLNPSSVSLANAQPETFEITEQPQASKKTSPFNLLLLSLSVVLLISTATLGYMFWHSSNQASELERTQRLIPKVELLLNRIDAIGDNARTHRKAVKALLLQQQIEYAYTDLANQDAPSYFVDPIDSTPFFPGAKNMRTSDYLLNIRLKDQEVNTRLAAKVSLIYPSSGKLAFRGVYSIEIENLSEDLMEINRELANYFALPAPLSPEWSVSDKELSRLLDGQTMKLDSVSLNVMTSTLLARQLALFETDHQRLISFTSLVQTRFKLIPDELKLWLGIIHFKLRDLQTAKEFLTNTAGNSTIENALVYIMISHIAYKQGDMDKFRLNYMESLVALLRVVPSEELFARLSKPESKSTCLQPWKNLKLSIKEPLIIKQWENLMLNYCTNVGHQLSE
- the treC gene encoding alpha,alpha-phosphotrehalase; this encodes MAMTEHDESWWKTATIYQIYPKSFCDSGSKGTGDIKGIISKLDYLKHLSVDAIWLTPVYASPMIDNGYDISDYYAINPQFGTMEDFDLLLSEAHQRGIRIVMDIVVNHTSTEHAWFQSALGDKNSPYRDYYIWKDPVNGQAPTNWQSKFGGNAWEMDEATGQYFLHLFAKEQADLNWENPVVREEVKDVISFWAKKGVDGFRLDVINLISKQQDFPNDDIGDGRRFYTDGPRVHEYLKEISEAVFQKYGSVTVGEMSSTTLEHCQQYSNIDNSELSMVFNFHHLKVDYTNGEKWTNAPFDFLQLKSIFNHWQTGLNGKGWGALFWCNHDQPRVVSRLGDDKNYRVESAKMLAASVHMMQGTPYIYQGEEIGMTNPGYTEISQYRDVESTNMYDIMVNRDGVAHQDMMAILAQKSRDNSRTPMQWNSEAHAGFSQAKPWLDIANNFTEINAEQALEDKDSVFYFYKSLIELRKEVPVITHGSYKDLLPEHQSVFAYSRETDSQTLLCINNYYGEVCQVELPNEFELDKAQLLLGNYSDEQSPVSANTVALRPYETRILLIEQ
- the glyA gene encoding serine hydroxymethyltransferase; amino-acid sequence: MLKRDMNIADYDADLFAAIQEETLRQEEHIELIASENYTSPRVMEAQGSQLTNKYAEGYPGKRYYGGCEYVDKVETLAIERACELFGAEYANVQPHSGSQANNAVYMALLNAGDTVLGMSLAHGGHLTHGSPVNFSGKLYNIIPYGIDEAGQIDYEEMEKLAIENKPKMIIGGFSAYSQICDWKRMREIADKVGAYLFVDMAHVAGLIAAGVYPNPVPHAHVVTTTTHKTLAGPRGGLILSNEGEDLYKKLNSAVFPGGQGGPLMHVIAGKAVAFKEALEPEFKEYQARVVANAKAMVAEFLARGYNIVSGSTENHLFLVDLINKDITGKEADAALGAANITVNKNSVPNDPRSPFVTSGIRIGSPSITRRGFSEADAKELAGWICDILDNMGDESVIEATKAKVLEICKRLPVYA